In Saprospiraceae bacterium, the sequence ATTACATCACTGATCCAATGACGATTATTCAATATCCGCAATACACCTACCGAAGATGCAGTGCCATAGGATAAAGCACTTAGCCACCACTTGTGTCTGGCAAAGTGATCACTAAAAAGAGTAGCTGCAGCAAAAGCTTGTGTCGTATGGCCACTTGGAAATGCATTATTGGTAGTGCCATCCGGTCTTGGTACCTGAGTCACCCCTTTCAATCCAGCGACCGTCAGGAGAACGAAAGCTTCAGACAAAATCACTCGATGATTGTACAAATTAAAATCTTCCTTAGGTCTATTCAGGTTTAAAGCCAGCCCCGTAACCAATGGTACATATTGAAGATAATCATCGAGATCAGTACTGAAATTAGAAAAATTGTTATTCCTCCAATCTCTAACCTTATATTTATTGACAATACTGGTATTAATACTGATGAAGGCACCTGTAGTAATCAGGCTGGCCGGTAATACATATTTTTTTAACCCGGCAGCAGGGGTTTGTGAAGATGTATGAGAATATTCTGAATAATTTTTGAGAAAACCAATTTGACCAGGTAATAAGAACCAGCTAGATAAAATACAAACTATCAGAAACCACCTCATGGTACAAGTCCATTATTTTCTAAAAATATTAGTCTTAATGAGATTTAAAGGGCTAATAATTTTTAATTGATCGACCTCATCTAACCCAAACTGAACTTGCTCCTTTGACAGATAAGTAAACGTGCCAAACATTCTATCCCAGATACTGAAAAGGTCACCATAGTTACTATCCGTATAGGGCTGCTTGAAATGGTGATGTACATGGTGCATATTAGGTGTAATCACCAAATAAGACAAATATTTATCCAACTTATCCGGCAAACGAAAATTAGAATGAATAATAATTTTACTGGCAATTTGAACAAATTGATGAAGTGCCAATATCCATAACATTGGTCCCAAAAAAAGCGAAACCGCCATATATTGGCTCAACCTAATAACGGTCTCCACAGGATGCTCTCTAAGCGATGTACTCACGTTAAGGACCACATCAGAATGATGGACTGCGTGAAATCGCCATATCTTTTTCACCTTATGCATCACTACGTGATAGATATAATAAGCAAAATCAAGGCAAATAAAGGTTAAAATGATAGAGGTAACATTCGACAATTTTGAAAATCCATATTGATGAATATTTTCCAAAGTCAAGATTTTAACAAACAAAAAACCCATAATAAATTGGACAAAACTACCTGATAGAACAAAATAAAAATTTATGCTACTGGTTTTGAATTTCTTATAATTTCTGGTAACGCCATAAAAATTCTCAATATTCCAACATATTAAAAAAAGTACCGTAAAAAACAATGTTTGAATGTATGGATGCGCATGACTAAAAAATTGAATAATCTTCATAACAGCCTAATTATATCTCCAGAATGTAATCATTAACGAATGCGTGCATTGATGTAAGGTACTCAATAAAAAGAATGTGTTTGAAAAAATCAAAGGTCCTCGCTCTTTAGCAAGGACCTTTGTTACTACTTGATATGAAAAATCTAAACTTAACAATTTATCTAAAAAACTAACATTGGTCTCTTAAAGCTCCAAGCTCCTCTTTGGAATTGACCGTAGTGGTTGTTCCGTCGGCTTTCTTGACGGTGACTGGAAAAACCAATTGAAATTGATCCTTAACACCATGTTTCATGCCGTGTCCACCGCCCATATGATGTTCGTTCACCGTCTGTGTTTGTAATTCTGAAAATGAATTAATCGTTATCACAGTGCCGTCCGCTTTGGCAACTTTGATAGGAAATACAAGCGTAAAGCATAAAGTATCATGTCGTGGGAATCCCTTATGATCCATAGAATCTCTATGACATAAAGAATCGAGATGGTTTTTATGGCAAGCCATTCTTAAAGCCAACAGTTCAGATTCAGATTGCACATCAATAATAGACCCATCCTCTGCTATGACCTGAATAGGAAATACAAAGGTTGGATGATGTCCTCTGCCTAACCCTTCATGAGCAGCATGGTAAGCCTTAAATGCATTTCTCAACGAGTCCTGGGAAGTCGCCGTGATCACCGTACCATCTTCCAGTTTGACACTCACAGGAAAAACCAAATCATAACAACCGTGTACACCCAGATTACCTCTTTGTTCCAAATTAAATAGTGATTGATCAGCCAGTGCATCCAGTGTAGTAGTAGATGTAGATAAAGCGTCTTTGTTGCACGCAACAAATCCATACATCATAGCAAATGACATTGCTCCGAAAATAAAATTTTTAATTAAATGCTTATTCATGGTTAATAAATATTTTTTAGAAGTGTATCCAATAAACGGTGGCTACAAGATTATAGTATGAAGGTGCACTCTAATAAAAATGGTTGCACCATTAAATAAATTAATCTATGTTAAATAAATTATAATGCCCCTAATGCATAATTTAATCCCAATTGAAAACCATATGACCGGGTACTATATTGAGCATCTCTGTCCCTATTCCTATTTGAAAAAGGAATATAGATATTAGGGGTTAACTGGACACTTATATTGGATGCAAGATTGTATTGTATTCCTGCATTAATTAATCCATTAAATACCAGCAAATTTGATTTTTCGAATTTCGGATGCTCTATTTCTTTTTTCAATTTTAATTTAGAGCTATTGACTTCTATTTTTGTTTCAACTTCTTGTTTGATTAATAGATTGGTATGTACACCTGCGCCAACTAAGAGCCCCCATTTACCAAAAGATTTTCTGAAGTTTATTCCTAATGGCAAGGATAAGTATTGAAATTCAGATTGATTGTTGATCTCAAAATTGATTTTTTCAGTGTCATTGATGGTAGCTCTGGGATCTAATTGTTCTGAAGCAATCTCGATATTGGCAATTCCTCCGGGAGAATGAATTCTATAACCAAAATCATGCTCAAAAGAAGGTCTTCCCGGATGTTGTAATCTTTCTCCAAAAAGTAAATTTTGACTAATATTATTCATTACCTGATATTGCTTCAATACCAGGCCTGACTCCACTGTAAGATTTTTAGTAACATACTTTGAAATTCCTATTCCACTTTGCCATGACCGTCCAGCCTGGTAAGAATTTTCCGGTTGTGGACCTGAGTGATTGGGCAAGGTTGTTTGACGCAAAGTCCCCTTTTCGCTGATCGGACCACCTGCCAAACCTAAAGTAAGCGCTTTGGGCACACCTGCGTGTTGTGGAACATACAAAGAAGCAGTAGATGCTGCAGCTACGTAGGCTGAAGTAGATTGAGAAACAATATCATGGGAGAAAGGAAATTGCAAGGTGTGAACAATTATTGCTTCTCGTCGGGTAGATTTCGCTTCCAAACTAATGTAAGCCGATTGTTCAGAAGGATTTGTATTGGCCTCAACCGAAGCATTTAAGAGTTGACTTTCAGTTGATTGTGATCCAGCAGCATTTTTGACATTTGAAAGGTCTGTAAGAGTACTATTTATTCCTTTAGATGAAGGTTTTGATTTATCCTTGGATTTATTTCCTTTAGACGCTAATAATTTCTCAAGATTTTCATCGGTTTGAGACAGTATAGAAGAATTGGTTAAAGGATTTTGCGACTTAGGTTCATTCAGTTCAAGTTTTTCGCCAACTTTTCCATTTGGAGTGATACGAGTCAATTTTTCATTTTGACTATTTTGGGCTTCACTTGCATTGGCTCCCAATGACCTGGGGTCAAGATGCAAGTCCTTGGTAGCATCATGCTTGGGTTCATCAACCAAAATTTCTGCACTATTTTGATCTTCAGCAGTTCCGTATGAGGTCTGAGCAGAAGTCGACAATTGATTTTGGACCACTATACCATCAACACTTCCAAGATTTTTCTTTCTATTTTGGCTATCCCCGATTTGCAAAAGCGAATCTGAGATCATCGAGGTATTAGCTTGCTGTTCTAATCGTGCTGTTTGCTCCATGACTTGTTGAAGCTGTTTGTTAAGGTGTATATTATTCCAGGTGAGAAAGGATATGGTAACCAATACCACTGCAGCTGCAATCGCCATGGCCCAAGGTTTTAAGGCAATCCCTGGTGAAGAAACCGGTACTGTTCCCAAGCTTTGGTTTATCTTATTCCATAAGTGATCCCCCGGATCCGCTTGGTGATCTTTAAAAGACTCTTTAATGAACTCTTCAAATCGATCGTTTGGTAGATTTTCTTCCATACGCTACGCGTTTACTTTTAGGGTTTTCAATAAAGATTTCCTCAAATGTTCTTTTGCTCTGTTAAGTTGCGATTTAGAGGTACCTACACTAATGCCTAATTGCGAAGCTATCTGCTCATGAGTGTACCCTTCCATAATATACAGGTTGATGACGGTCCTGAATCCTACCGGCATATATTGTAAAGTATCTAACATAGATTGTATCATGATCTCTTTATCGAATTGGTCTTGTTGATTCCATTCATCTTCGATTTGCCAGTCTTTCTCATCTTGATGAATAAATATATTTTTTGATTGTTTCCTTAAATGTTGTAATGCTGTATTCAAAATCACTTTTCTGATCCATCCTTCTATTGGGCCACTTCCCTGGTATTGATGGATATCTTTAAACACAGCTATAAATCCATCGTGCAACATATCTTCTGCATCTTCCCTGCACCTCGCATATCTCAGGCACATGCCAAACATTTGACCCTTCAACGACTCGTATATGAGCTGCTGATCCTTGCGGCGACCAAGCCTGCATCCTTCTATGATATCCTGGGATAGAATAATATCGTTCTTATAATATACTTAAAGGTACAAGGTCGGCCTTTTGGTTGCATCAGCCGTTAAATTTTAATTAAAAATGAATCAGACGAGATCCAGCAGGGACTCAACACCAACCGGCCTGGCGACATTAAAACCTTCAGCGTAGCTGACTTGCAAATAACGCCCGAAGACCCGGGCCCTGGCCAATTGATACTCCATAAAGTCAGCAGAAGAGATCGGCGAGGAGGGTTCCTTGGAATTGGGATCAAAAAACTGGGATTTGAAAGTTTTGATCAGCTCCATTTTTTTATCCATATAATCAGTGATATCTACCACGATATCGGGCTTATTGGGATTGTCCTGGATATAATGATAGATTGCAGCAGGTCTCCAGGCTGATTGTGCCTTGCCTTTGTCTTGGGTAGTGACCTTTTTCAAGCCAGACAGAAAGGCAGCACGGGCTGTGATAGCAGCGGCTCTTCCATGGTCCGGATGCCTGTCTTCCAATGCATTGGCCAGTATGATGGCAGGCTGACATTTCCTGATATGATGTATGATTTGGAGTAAAATTTTTTCGTTACTTTCAAACATACCATCACCGATATTTAGAAATGATCTGGACACGGCGCCCAATTTGCTGGCAGCCAACAAAGCCTCTTTTTTTCTAAGCGCTGCATTGCCTCGGGTGCCGAGTTCACCATGTGTCAGATCTAATAAAGCCACCGTCCGCCCGGCGGCGATCTCTTTGAGTAAATAGCCACTGCAGGACAATTCTATATCATCAGGATGTACTCCAATAGCCAGAATGTCTACTTTCATTCGTTTACCATTTTAAGAGGGCAGATCCCCAGGTAAAGCCACTACCAAAGGCAGCCAGACATACCAGATCAGATTTATTGATTTTGCCTTCCTGTGCAGCTTCACAAAGTGCGATGGGAATTGAAGCGGCAGTCGTATTGCCATAGCGCATAATATTGTTATATACCTGATTATGTCTCAAGCCAAGTTTCTTCTGAACAAACTGGCTGATCCTTAGATTGGCCTGATGAGGTATCAGCATCTTGAGGTCAGACACCTGGTACCCATTAGCATCCAGGGCTTCCATGATGACTTCAGGAAATTTCACAATGGCAGTTTTGAACACTGCCTGACCATCCATATGGGGAAAAATATCTTCGTCTTCGATCATCTTTTGAGTGAGGAATGCCCCACCGAATTCCTGGTCAGGATAGCCAAATCTTTCTGTGCCAAGGTGTACGCCACCGTGACACCCAGGATTGATATAAGCCAATGTCTCTGCCTGATCACCATTGCTATGTAAATGAGTGGATAATATATAACTGTCCTGATCTGTGGCAGGCTGCAATACTACCGCCCCGGCACCATCACCAAAAATGACAGTGACATTCCTGCCCCTGGTTGAAAAATCAAGCCCTGCAGAATGAAACTCAGCTCCGACCAATAAAATGTTTTTGTACATGCCAGACCGGATAAACTGATCTGCTACCGATAGTCCGTATATAAATCCACTGCATTGGTTGCGCACATCCAGGCAGCCAATATCTCTTAGTTTTAACTGTCGCTGCAATAACACACCGCATCCCGGAAAAAAATAATCCGGACTCAGCGTTGCGAAAATCACAAAATCAATATCATTTGGAGTCACTCCTGCCTGTTCCATAGCGATCCGGGCAGCTGCAGCCCCCATGGTAGAGGTCGACTCTTCGTGCTTTTTGGCATATCTTCTTTCAACTATGCCGGTTCTTTCCTGGATCCATTCATCCGAAGTATCCATGACCCGGGACAGGTCATTATTGGTGACTACTTTTTCAGGGAGATAGGTGCCTATACCTGCGATTTTAGTTCTCGCCATGTCTTCTGATTTTTAAATATTTCGGAAAAGTTAAGCAAAATATTCCAACCGCTTTTATCCGAGAAACATTGGGCTAAAATTTAAGTCTTACGCTCCTTTTTCTTTGCGGCTGGAAATAAAATATTGTTAAGGATCAACCTATAGCCGGGACTATTAGGATGCAGGTTGAGATCGGTATCCGGGTCATTGATAAAATGGCGATAATCCTCAGGGTCATGACCTCCGTAAAATGACCAGGTCCCCTGCCCCCTGGTTCCATGGATATATCTTACTTCATTAGCAGATTTATTTTCACCCAAAACCAGGACATCTGATTTGATATAGTCTTTTACAAAAGCTGTGGTCTGCCCCATAAAACCTTTGACTGTGCGGGTATGATTCTGAGTGAGCATGGTAGGCACAGGATCCCATTTAGCAGAAAAATCAAACAGAGTGAAATAATCATTCTGCGGATTTACTTTCCTCCCATTATTATCAATAGAACTAAATTCATTATCAAAAGGGTTTTTCATGACCTTAAAATCTTTGAAAGCCAAGGTCTTTGAAAAATCTAATCTTTCCTGGCAGTCGCCATCCATTGGATCACCATCAAACACCTCCGCACATATATCTATACCATCTGCTGCTATGGCTATATCATATGTATCTGTAGCAGAACACATCGCAAATAAAAAGCCTCCACCAAGCAGAAAATCATTTATTCTTTTTACAACGGCCA encodes:
- a CDS encoding asparagine synthetase B, with the protein product MRRSFIISFVIILLNSFALQASMILIKMDPTQKNHLKAYGITYWVLQQKDEAYWLLNYEGGSFAFEYKPQYEKECKTRGVSYQVLANAQFNQILATIANPEVNEDVIKLEVAPKVAVYTPEFDRTGQRVQPWDDAVMLALTYAEIPYDKVYDEDVLNDKLAKYDWLHLHHEDFTGQYGRFYSGNHTAPWYRQNVMESEAMAKRMGFKKVSQLKLAVVKRINDFLLGGGFLFAMCSATDTYDIAIAADGIDICAEVFDGDPMDGDCQERLDFSKTLAFKDFKVMKNPFDNEFSSIDNNGRKVNPQNDYFTLFDFSAKWDPVPTMLTQNHTRTVKGFMGQTTAFVKDYIKSDVLVLGENKSANEVRYIHGTRGQGTWSFYGGHDPEDYRHFINDPDTDLNLHPNSPGYRLILNNILFPAAKKKERKT
- the bshB1 gene encoding bacillithiol biosynthesis deacetylase BshB1, producing the protein MKVDILAIGVHPDDIELSCSGYLLKEIAAGRTVALLDLTHGELGTRGNAALRKKEALLAASKLGAVSRSFLNIGDGMFESNEKILLQIIHHIRKCQPAIILANALEDRHPDHGRAAAITARAAFLSGLKKVTTQDKGKAQSAWRPAAIYHYIQDNPNKPDIVVDITDYMDKKMELIKTFKSQFFDPNSKEPSSPISSADFMEYQLARARVFGRYLQVSYAEGFNVARPVGVESLLDLV
- a CDS encoding ketoacyl-ACP synthase III, whose amino-acid sequence is MARTKIAGIGTYLPEKVVTNNDLSRVMDTSDEWIQERTGIVERRYAKKHEESTSTMGAAAARIAMEQAGVTPNDIDFVIFATLSPDYFFPGCGVLLQRQLKLRDIGCLDVRNQCSGFIYGLSVADQFIRSGMYKNILLVGAEFHSAGLDFSTRGRNVTVIFGDGAGAVVLQPATDQDSYILSTHLHSNGDQAETLAYINPGCHGGVHLGTERFGYPDQEFGGAFLTQKMIEDEDIFPHMDGQAVFKTAIVKFPEVIMEALDANGYQVSDLKMLIPHQANLRISQFVQKKLGLRHNQVYNNIMRYGNTTAASIPIALCEAAQEGKINKSDLVCLAAFGSGFTWGSALLKW
- a CDS encoding sigma-70 family RNA polymerase sigma factor yields the protein MCLRYARCREDAEDMLHDGFIAVFKDIHQYQGSGPIEGWIRKVILNTALQHLRKQSKNIFIHQDEKDWQIEDEWNQQDQFDKEIMIQSMLDTLQYMPVGFRTVINLYIMEGYTHEQIASQLGISVGTSKSQLNRAKEHLRKSLLKTLKVNA
- a CDS encoding sterol desaturase family protein, whose product is MENIHQYGFSKLSNVTSIILTFICLDFAYYIYHVVMHKVKKIWRFHAVHHSDVVLNVSTSLREHPVETVIRLSQYMAVSLFLGPMLWILALHQFVQIASKIIIHSNFRLPDKLDKYLSYLVITPNMHHVHHHFKQPYTDSNYGDLFSIWDRMFGTFTYLSKEQVQFGLDEVDQLKIISPLNLIKTNIFRK
- a CDS encoding phosphatase PAP2 family protein encodes the protein MRWFLIVCILSSWFLLPGQIGFLKNYSEYSHTSSQTPAAGLKKYVLPASLITTGAFISINTSIVNKYKVRDWRNNNFSNFSTDLDDYLQYVPLVTGLALNLNRPKEDFNLYNHRVILSEAFVLLTVAGLKGVTQVPRPDGTTNNAFPSGHTTQAFAAATLFSDHFARHKWWLSALSYGTASSVGVLRILNNRHWISDVIAGAGLGILCVKLSESICKPKSVDKPNLYP